The Anastrepha obliqua isolate idAnaObli1 chromosome 5, idAnaObli1_1.0, whole genome shotgun sequence DNA window AATCAACGAGGcgtgtccgcaggcaacaatctttgcgtcaattgaatcttatacgggaataaaggCAAATCAATGCGcataattcgttgtaaaatgGTCCGaacaatgcccaactgctgcgaacggcgattttgggttTTGATTtagcctctttggattagaaagagcatcaccagtcgaaaacctttcgtaccaACGTtcaatggtgttcttagaaggcgcacttttcacattatttaattttttatacgcacgttgagttttcacaattgacttcttttgttgaatgtaaatttcagcaatttgggagcgcttgcgtggcgtgtactgttccatggtaaaaatctgcttggactgacgcttccaacgcggtatgtcatttaGCGATCtaacgtctctgtcaaaagatacagggttgccagatgggtccgtggaatattatattattataatggaTTTTTAGCTATCTATCTTTTCAAACAGCTGGTTTAAACAGctaacgcacgtttcgtgttttgtttcactgccaAACATCATcaatttggtctataatttaatcatcaatcgtcttacaaacgaacaacgcttgcaaatcattgaatttgattataaaaatgcgtgttctgttaagaaagtttatcgcgcacttcttccattttatgggcAGTTTAATCGATCCACTGAAGCGCCTATTGGaggagctattgtgactaaatttagaaccaaattttcattattgaacatcaaaccaccaacacgcttacgtagagtgtgaactgaagaaaatatcgcagctgtatcggccagtgttaatgattaccatcaattatcgattcgtcgccgttcgcagcaattgggcctctgttactcaacaacgtggaaaattttgcgaaaggatttaggtgtaaAGCCTTTcgaaatacagctggtgcaagaattgaagccgaacgacctaccgcaacgcagaatttctggtgaatgggctcttggaaagttggccgaagatccacttttttatcgaaaaattgtgttcagcaacgaagctcatttttggatcaatgggcaCGCAAATAAGccgaattgtcgattttgaagtgaagatcagccagaagaattgcaagagctaccaatgtatccagaattCGTCACagcttggtgcggtttatgggctggaggtatcaggaccgtactttttcaaagatgctgcgaatcgtaacgtaactggggatggtgagcgctaccgtgaaattatatccaactttttttttgctcaaaatgcaagagtttgacttgcatgacatgtggtttcagcaagacggtgccacatgccacacagcacgcgtaacaatggacttgttgagaggcgagttcggtgaacattttatttcacgttcgggacttgtcaattggccaccaagatcgtgcgttataacgcctttagattatttttggtggggctatgttaaagctcatgtctattcagtcAAGCCAGCtttaattaacgcattggaagacaatatTGGAGCATTTatgtgtgagataccggccgaaacattggaaagagtatgccaaaattggtctaagcggatggaccatttgaagcacagtcgtggtcaacatttgcatgaaataatcttcaaacattaaattatatggactgtactatcgatttaaataaaaatttcttgcaTTTCTTcagaattttacgtgtgtttttttgaaaaactttcttatagctcttaaaaaatcacactttaaacaaaaaaaaaaaaattaaatgaataaaatagaaataaaaataataatatagactGACCCTAGTCACGTCCCCGCACGGACATCCCTCACCGAGGGGTGCTGGAAGTAACGACTCCACGGCTCCGAAGTTTCAgcgaagaagaaaacatacCGCTAAAATGCCTAACATGCCGGCTGTGTGAATGCATGTCTGAAGGACACAGTTAACCCAGAAGGAAATCTGTAAACCACCTGGCAGAAGGTTTAAAATGCAATTACCCGTTTCGAAAAACGGAGAGCCGCATTATAGAGGAATCTAATGATTGCAGCCGAGCGAGGATATTCGCTCAAGTGTCGGCAGAAGCCACGGCTGCCGGCGAGGGCTCTGCTCATCGGCATCAGATAGCGGAGTCGCCagtggtacaacaacaacaacacgaaaaCCCCAACACTGCGACAAGTGTTTCTCAAGTTAATCTTGGGACCACAAGAGCAGGCCGTGTTAGAAAGCGTATTCAATGGACAACGGAAATGAATGAATATGTCCTGCGCTGCTACTACATTTCCACAAATTGTGAAGAACCGGAGCACATGACGACCTATCGTGAGAGAATGCTAGACCTGTTTCTAAGAAGATATAGACATCTGAATGGAAAGCTAACCGAAAATAGCCTTGctacaagaaaaaaagcaatCTTCCAACACGAATAtgtaagaaaagaaaagcaagagGAATTTAAAAGTGCAATACGCAACGAGCTACGAGGAGTGGAAGGAAGCGAAGAGGAAATAACACCAGAGATAACCGAGGCACGCAACCCACAGCCTGAAAATTTAGCGGAATTTACCAACGTACAACCTGAAATTAACTTGATCCATGAAAGTATTGAAAGCGATGGTCCAGAAACTAATGAAGAACGGGAGGTGAAAGATATTTTCCTTAATTATCTGACGAATTATGAAGATATGGATCCTTTGCTAAGACAAAGGATACCCCGATTAGGCGAATCGGAAAAATTAAACGAAGTGGTTAAAACACTTAactcgaaaattctaccagcATATGTCGCCAATAGCACCAACTTGGAATATGTTAACACTCTCTTTTATGTTTCTGCTCTTACTACTGCACGATTACTGGGCAAGCACCCAAAGGTAcagacatttaaaaataaaacaacgcaAAAAACGCCAGTAGTCCCCAGGTGGCAAAGAAGACTCGAAACACGAATTGCCGGTCTAAGAGAATCTATAGGGAGGCttacttcatttaaaaatggGGCTAAGTCTAAAAGGTTATTAAGGCATGTATCTAGAATCATCGCGCCGCTTAAGCCTCAGACTGTGGGTCTTGACCAATTATCAGAGATAATTGATAGGAAAGTACAGCAACTCGCCGCTTACTCAAAGCGATTAAGTAAGCGATACCTCAAAAGTAATCAGAGGCGGAAGGAAAACCAGCTTttccacaaaaatcaaaaaagcatTTATAGAAATCTGCAACAAAACAGCAATGCAGAATCTCAGACATTATATCCACAACAACAAGAGTTAGAGCAGTTTTGGGAGAAAATATGGGCACAAGCAAAACACTTCAATGCTGATGCGAATTGGTTagccaaagaaaaagaaaaagcggATAACGTTGCACCAATGCACTTCTACTACATAACAgcagaagaaataaagaataatatatgtacttcAGCTAACTGGAAATCCCCTGGCCTAGACCAGCTACACAACATCTGGCTTAAAAAGCTCTCAGTAATGCACGAAGCACTCGCAAGATGCTACAACGAGCTACTGAAAAATATAGCTGCTATCCCAGAATTTCTCACTGCCGGAGTAACTTATCTTCTTCCAAAGGACGCACCATCTGCTGATCCAGCAAGATACCGCCCAATTACTTGCTTGAGCACGACATACAAACTCTTGACGAAAATAATCGCTAACCGAATATATGAACACTGTGAAAGTAACAGCATTTTATGTGAAGAACAGAAAGGTTGCAGGAAGCGCACAATGGGCTGTAAAGATCAGCTTATTATAGACACTGTTATCACAGGAGTAGCTCTGAGAAGAAGGCGGAATTTAAGCGTCGCGTTTATTGACTACAAAAAAGCTTTTGATTCAATGCCGCATGATTACCTATTAGAGATattaagaatatacaaaatcGATGCTGCCACTGTTGCCCTCTTGGGCCGCATAATGAGCAAGTGGAATACAAAACTGGTTCTAAATGGAACTGTTTCGAAACAGATTTCAATCAAACGTGGTATATTCCAAGGGGATGCCTTAAGCCCCTTATCGTTCTGCATTGGTCTCAATCCACTTAGCAGGCTTCTCACACTTAAACAAAATGGCTTTATACTCAAAACTGAAGTAAGAGAGCACACGTTCAACCACCTTCTCTTTGTTgacgacttgaaactgtacgcAAACAAAAAGCATAAGCTATATGAGCTGATTGATGCCACTAAAGCTTTTAGCGATGACGTGGGAATGGAATTTGGACCAGATAAgtgcaaaataatacatttgATTAGAGGTCAGCTTGATGAAACCGAAGAAAACTACGCAGTAGACCAAAATATTATTGTAGACAACTTGCATGGCAGTGAATCTCataaatatttaggatttcTGCAACTTAAAGGAATCAACCACAAGCTAGTAAAACGAAGCCTCATGAACAAATTTGAGGCACGTTTGAAAGCAGTATTAAAAACGAGTTTGAATAGTGGAAACAAATGCAAAGCAATCAATACCTGGGCCACACCTCTTTTGACTTACTCGTTTGGAGTAATAAAATGGTCTCAGACAGACATCCTTCGGATTGAAACGCTGATACGCACCACATTTACAAAGTTCCAAAGCCATTGCCCTCAAAGCGCTGTGGAAAGAATATCCCTTCCTCGAAACGTTGGTGGGAGAGGAATCATTAATATAGCGCGTCTACACTTCTCGCAAACTTTAaagctacgtacatattttctaagcagCGAGTCCCATCTATTTAAAGCTATAGCTATGGCAGATAACGGCTTTACCCCGCTAAGTCTGATGGACCAGGATTTCCCAGTACCTGAGGGGGTTAAATCCCCAGCAGAAATGATcgcagcatggaaggcaaaaacaatacacggtgcccatccgcatgatctcgaaatggaatggatagacgcacaatcatccaatttatggttgaaaaaaggaaagctattttctgaaacagaaggtttcgcaatcgctatccaagaccgagttattccaacaaagaatttccgaaggtcgatacatggcgaggcaatagaagatagatgccgaaggtgcggcatttacggcgaaacaatcgaccatataattgctggatgtagcgtacttgccccccgtgaatatgtcatgagacataacaatatagcaaagatcctccaccaacaacttgcgataaaacacggtctcttacaagcagaagtcttgtattttaaatatgaaccaaaggcaataatcgaaaatgcaaattttaaactgtactgggacagatttatatccacagatcaaaccgcagctgccaacaaacctgacattatcttgttcgacaagacaaataaaacgatcgaagtaatcgatatagcggtgccccttaatcgcaacatccaaagcacatactccaccaaagtatcgaagtatgcagctttggccatagagcttaaacggatgtacaaagcgagggaagtgaatataataccaataattatatcttccactggattagtacctaagcatttaaaaaaaaacttgaagaagtatgactgccaacacctcttagaagacatgcagaagtcgaccatactggacacatgtgcaatagttcgtaggtttttaaatatttaagcaatagcaatcgcatgggcgtagaacttggactacgctccaccagagcacaatcccttgaaaattttatccgggatgtgtaatctccggcaatagccgagatggattaagctcaaataaaataaaataaaataaaataaaataaaataaaataaaataaaataaaataaaataaaataaaataaaataaaataaaataaaataaaataaaataaaataaaataaaataaaataaaataaaataaaataaaataaaataaaataaaataaaataaaataaaataaaataaaataaaataaaataaaataaaataaaataaaataaaataaaataaaataaaataaactaatataaatgggcatccctcacaaaacgtattgtcacagttgtaaagaaccagagaaaaattaaacaatcttccatttcctctatgACAGGACAGGATATTAATCCTGGgccaacctaataaggttcttaagccGCAcatactggatatagtcttgctgtaaattacTGTTTCAAAAAGTTTGTAACGAGGatttggcaacaaaatggtgcgggagcgctagttggattctggaagaatcaccatcCATCCAACCAAACTAacataaaacaatcacaaatgaaataagttaaattaaatgaaaacaattaataaaaagaataaacaaaaataaatattataaaaaaaatttgaagaaaaaagtttaatgaataaaatagaaataaaaaaataatataaactgaaatgaaataagtaaaataagataaaaaaagaatacttaaaaaaaatcactataaaTAAAACCTGATGAACGAAAGAAATTCAAGTCAACGAGTGCTTGTGGGGAACGTGAAACTTATAAATGGTAATTTTGATGTGAGAGATAACTGGGGCAACTAATAAATTTCAGCCATTTACTGAAGATCAATATCGACCGGACCTGATGCTTTTGAGCTGGGCGATAGAAGATAAGCTCAAGCAAACCGAGTGAAGAGGCAATCGCTTGATTTTCGGGCACGACTATAAATGAAATATGTACCATATATGCtcgaatttcattattttattgttgggGATACTGAATAgagaaatgtattttaattctgATTCCATGCAGAACTTCTGTAAGGGCGCCAAGCTTTTGTAATTTATCGTGCCGCCTGTCATTGGATGGTCACTTACAGCTCTCGATCTTTAGAAGGAATTCGTGTCTACTTTAACAGTAGTTTGGTTTCCTTTAAAGCTCCAGTAGCACAGTACCCAAATAATTTGAACCACCAGCCGTAGCAATCAGACAACCCGCTTTGGAACACTGAGTTACGTACTAGAATTTGGATGGCTACTAGATacatttctttttctctcttttttgtGAATACTCAATTCAAAGATTACTTCAGAATATgagttaatttttcgaaaaggaATCTGAGAATTGTGCGAGAGATGGACAACAACAGGGTGAAGATATTACTaaggttttaaataaaagaattggATCAATAAATGCTTTCAGTTATACAAATTTAAGGGATTttgggtagtcagaggcccgaaaaaagttttttttttttgttagtcaattgcttttttttacaaaaatgaaaacatagcACTGATACATTaaatttcgacttgactttaataaaatttcaacaaaaaaattgatactTGTAAAAGTTGTTGCCGCTTGTGTGGAGCTCGTTTCTCCAGaaatcccttgcggtgatcatcacaagtccttggagatttatCTTAAATGAATCGgataagagaaattagttttattaatagacaaTCCTGTGCCTGAtacaagcttttttttcaaaattaataatatggcggcctcaggaaatatttttcacattttcgagaaaaaatcgagaattaattgttaaaaaaaacgaaatttttcaaagaaaaatccttcgatcaggcacgagttttttatgtttttcaaaagcagtataaattttattgaaaactacatagcggtttttaagttgcagtgatcaccagttcaaaaaacatatatatataaataattggcgcgtacaccctttttgggtgttttgccgagctcctcctcctatttgtggcgtgcgtcttgatgttattgcacaaatggagagacctacagtttcaagccgacgaacttttccatggcagaaatacgctcggaggtttgccattgcctgccgctattagaaaaatgtttttcttcattttggtgtttcaccgagattcgaaccgaccttctctctgtgaattacgaatggtagtcacgcaccaacccattcagctacgacgGCCGCAAAAggttatagttttgagaaaaacgcagtTAAAgctttgctatcgatttatttggagttatacgaattatttaattgcttacactatgtcatctattcctgggccatataatagtgcTTCAGCcatcatagcagcttccaaaatatcgatttgctctTGCCTATGTAGctttctaccttctcgagtgttatcgttatcGCGCTTATGTGCCACTTTCATATGTGCAGCATCCAGCTCCTTACTCTCGAACGCTATGAAGCGCCTGAGCGCCTTTTGTTAATTGCTGAAtatctcgaaaagtatttgtaggattcacttcaaattttcacacaatatttttcagattttatactttaagaaaatgcaaaaacaaaaagaaaatccaATTTTATATGGATTTGGGATATTGGGATTGTTTTTCCAGAATTTCGTCtcatttctgtaattttttttttattccatatttaacaatgtttttatttaatcttgcATGCCTTAGCAACCTATGCTTGTTCTGTTTTGTTTTCTCTAATGGAATAATTATTTctaagtggaataattatttacaattactactcttttcaataaataattaaagtaTTACTTAATCGCTTTTTAAATTCatctattttttcataaataaactaACTCATCACATATCCACAAACTCTCCGCGGACGGCAGGAAATTTTCTTTGGCACAAAATCATACTCTTCCTGCTTCGTGTTTCAAATTCACACATCAATCATTTTCATGAATACAATTACgtttgtatatgcatatatttcttggtgtataaaaattgaaataaatcccCAACCGCATTAAAAAGTCTCTGTATAGCAGAGGTagttaaaaattgaattttaaacttGATTTGAACTTGACTTTgaatcttttattttacaaagaaacgagttttttgttttttttttttggctcgaCAGGGAATACAAAAGCACATACaaataattatctttttttgTGCATCGTTCCAAGCATGAAAGCCAAACTTGCGTGTATGatagaaatgaagaaaaaagtgtgcGATAATTTATTAAGCTCTAATTATACCAATTTGATGTAGTTCAGTAGTCGCAAAAAGTGTTGGAGTTGTGCGCATGCTCAGCAAGAAATCTGTAAGTATTGGCTCGCCTGCGCTATATTTTTGTGTGTAAGTCTACATAGTTTTAACTGACAGACTAACTGAATGAGTGGCTGGCTGAGTGGCTGCCTGATTGACTGAGAGACCGACTCTACTTGACCGAAGGTGGTGCAGGTAAATCGAGCGGTTGTGAACAAGCATAGACAAATGTGtagcaatcaatttgaattcttGGTGCAGATGTAAAAAAATgaggcaaaaaatattgtaaaagtgggcataataaattatacaaatttacaagAGCATTAAATCCtggttttcaaataaatatgcatttgtGCTCATGCCATAAAATTGTGAGAGGCGTTGATTTCTTGCTGcctaaaaaaatcgataaaagtaatttaaaaaaaactaagcttaaaaatcaattttttaatgataaatttAAGCCATATGTCGCCTTTACTATTTATTccgcttataaagggtggttaagtttaaagggccggtgttgaatgtaaaccacacctaagcttcaagcttttttctgcatttaattcaaaatttttcaatttcagattaactcaatttgagccatggaaagatacacaatcgagcaacgtgttaaagttattcaggcttattatgaaaacgggcgttcaaatcaaaatgcatatcgcgcacttcatcttcagtggtgaggcacattttctcctcagtggattcgtcaataaacaaaattgccgcatttgggcgaatgataatggAAGAGTGATTCCCCAAACATCAatacacccacaaagagtgactgtatggtgcggtttatgggccggcggcatcattgggccgtgtttttccaaaattaggccggtcaggcagttactgtgaatagtgttcgctatcgtgagatgataacgaactttttatgtccCCAATTGGAAGATatagatgtggacgatatgtggtttcaacaggacggtgccacttgtcacacagctaacgaaacaatgactcTTTAGCGCGAaacatttgatggccgaataatctcacgccgCGGCGATGTCatttggccgccaagatcatgtgatttgacaccgttggagttctttctttgaggttatttgaaagaaaaggtgtacgtcaataagccagcaataattctagagctaaaggatgagataattcggcacattaacggcatcgaacttcaattatgcctcggcgtcatcgaaaatttggaccatcggatgtaggtgtgccgccgaggccgcggcggtcatttggccaatattttgctcCATACGTATTTGAGctatactattattattataataaagagaaatgataataatttcttaaaaaaattgtattttattcaaaatcaacaccggcccttaaaacctAGCCACCCTATGTATTGTaaagtattaaatttattatttttgcaataagGCGCTTAgggttttaaagatattttaggCAGCTTTAAAAACTTGAATCAATCGGCTGACTTTCTTCAGCTAATATTTTCAATGTGGCTGAGCTTTATTTTTTCTGCCACTAAATTCTGGTGTCGACTAATTTAATAGCTGGATCACTCAATAGCTAGAAGGAATGATTTGGCTCCTTATTTTG harbors:
- the LOC129248683 gene encoding uncharacterized protein LOC129248683 encodes the protein MNEYVLRCYYISTNCEEPEHMTTYRERMLDLFLRRYRHLNGKLTENSLATRKKAIFQHEYVRKEKQEEFKSAIRNELRGVEGSEEEITPEITEARNPQPENLAEFTNVQPEINLIHESIESDGPETNEEREVKDIFLNYLTNYEDMDPLLRQRIPRLGESEKLNEVVKTLNSKILPAYVANSTNLEYVNTLFYVSALTTARLLGKHPKVQTFKNKTTQKTPVVPRWQRRLETRIAGLRESIGRLTSFKNGAKSKRLLRHVSRIIAPLKPQTVGLDQLSEIIDRKVQQLAAYSKRLSKRYLKSNQRRKENQLFHKNQKSIYRNLQQNSNAESQTLYPQQQELEQFWEKIWAQAKHFNADANWLAKEKEKADNVAPMHFYYITAEEIKNNICTSANWKSPGLDQLHNIWLKKLSVMHEALARCYNELLKNIAAIPEFLTAGVTYLLPKDAPSADPARYRPITCLSTTYKLLTKIIANRIYEHCESNSILCEEQKGCRKRTMGCKDQLIIDTVITGVALRRRRNLSVAFIDYKKAFDSMPHDYLLEILRIYKIDAATVALLGRIMSKWNTKLVLNGTVSKQISIKRGIFQGDALSPLSFCIGLNPLSRLLTLKQNGFILKTELPTLRNISRQHQQTTSGDAAASSSLPSWSTSTAVCGDKTEDLSNKLNISQVRN